The following are encoded together in the Bradymonas sediminis genome:
- the mutL gene encoding DNA mismatch repair endonuclease MutL, whose protein sequence is MQPTFRNPARENAADSPRTVALLPPELANQIAAGEVVERPASVVKELVENCLDAGARRIEVAIKDGGRELIRVEDDGCGMVREDVLRAVERHATSKISRIEDLQAIGTLGFRGEALPSIGSVSRLEICSKTHGAVEGTRVVIEGGVIKKVEACGMAAGTVITVQDLFFNTPARLKFLKTPSTESRHITEMLVRMGLSRPDVRFLLKKDDKIRLDFPAVDDLKDRVLEVLGREVYDDLFPTFEYPSINGVVARGYFSKPSHSQRTSKNLYAFVNGRYVSDSTIRAAMKGAYGTTMDRRRYPSAVIFVDVPFEMVDVNVHPAKTEVRFHDTGPIYRAVYHAIGDALAEAPWLEREGRKVYQLKDSQKLSWERGADEESDAPVGGYDASYSGGNYPGGDTSMVKPSMASFEPLNARHRRMSELQGRGFTPTGRGEVASPFFSGQPGSPQRGFSVRGAAPLAEPPRIGLGETGEEPPGEHAGGNAYFSSLKVIGQFKRQYIVCEDASGMLIIDQHAAHERIGFERLRALYAKEHKQTQPLLFPLRMELDALRADALEENLDFFAQAGFEIEHFGGQSYALKAVPAVLQKAKHERMIKDAIDDLGNVGRSERVEEEMEAILSRMACHSVVRGPTALSLEECEALLVQMDEIDFKANCPHGRPVYYRIPLLELEECFERR, encoded by the coding sequence ATGCAGCCGACCTTTCGAAACCCAGCCCGTGAAAACGCAGCCGACTCCCCGCGCACCGTCGCCTTGCTTCCCCCAGAGCTCGCCAACCAGATCGCGGCGGGTGAGGTGGTCGAGCGCCCGGCCTCGGTGGTCAAGGAGCTGGTCGAGAATTGCCTGGACGCCGGGGCGAGGCGCATCGAGGTGGCGATTAAGGACGGCGGGCGCGAGCTGATCCGGGTCGAAGACGATGGCTGCGGCATGGTGCGCGAGGATGTGCTGCGCGCCGTGGAGCGCCACGCAACCAGCAAGATTTCGCGCATCGAAGACCTCCAGGCCATCGGCACGCTCGGGTTTCGCGGCGAGGCCTTGCCCTCGATCGGCTCGGTGTCGCGCCTGGAGATCTGCAGCAAGACCCACGGCGCGGTCGAGGGGACGCGGGTGGTGATCGAGGGCGGGGTGATTAAAAAAGTCGAGGCCTGCGGCATGGCCGCCGGGACCGTGATTACGGTCCAGGACCTCTTCTTTAATACGCCCGCGCGCCTCAAATTCTTGAAGACCCCGTCGACCGAGAGCCGCCATATCACCGAGATGTTGGTGCGCATGGGGCTGAGCCGGCCGGATGTGCGCTTTTTGCTCAAAAAAGACGATAAGATTCGCCTGGATTTCCCGGCGGTCGATGACCTTAAAGATCGAGTGCTCGAGGTGCTGGGGCGCGAGGTCTACGACGATCTTTTCCCGACCTTCGAGTATCCGTCGATCAACGGCGTGGTCGCGCGCGGGTATTTCTCCAAGCCGAGTCATTCGCAGCGCACCTCGAAGAATCTCTACGCCTTTGTGAACGGGCGCTATGTGAGCGACTCGACCATCCGCGCGGCGATGAAAGGGGCGTACGGGACGACGATGGACCGCCGGCGTTATCCCTCGGCGGTGATCTTCGTGGACGTGCCCTTTGAGATGGTCGACGTGAACGTGCATCCGGCCAAGACCGAGGTTCGCTTTCATGACACCGGGCCGATCTATCGGGCGGTGTATCACGCTATCGGCGACGCGCTGGCCGAGGCGCCCTGGCTGGAGCGCGAGGGGCGCAAGGTCTATCAGCTCAAGGATAGCCAGAAGTTGAGCTGGGAGCGCGGCGCCGACGAGGAGTCGGACGCGCCGGTGGGCGGCTATGACGCGTCTTATTCGGGGGGCAATTATCCCGGGGGCGACACCTCGATGGTGAAGCCGTCGATGGCAAGCTTTGAGCCGCTCAACGCCCGCCACCGTCGGATGTCGGAGCTGCAGGGGCGCGGGTTTACGCCGACGGGGCGCGGCGAAGTCGCCTCGCCGTTCTTCTCGGGCCAGCCCGGCTCGCCGCAGCGTGGGTTCTCGGTGCGCGGGGCCGCGCCGCTTGCCGAGCCGCCGCGCATCGGCCTGGGCGAGACGGGCGAAGAGCCGCCCGGGGAGCACGCGGGAGGCAACGCCTATTTCTCGTCGCTCAAGGTCATCGGGCAATTTAAGCGCCAATATATCGTGTGTGAGGATGCCTCCGGGATGCTGATTATCGACCAGCACGCGGCCCACGAGCGCATCGGGTTTGAGCGGCTGCGCGCGCTCTACGCCAAGGAGCATAAGCAGACCCAGCCGCTGCTCTTCCCGCTGCGCATGGAGCTCGACGCGCTGCGCGCCGACGCGCTCGAGGAGAACCTCGACTTCTTCGCGCAGGCGGGCTTTGAGATCGAGCATTTTGGCGGCCAATCCTACGCGCTCAAAGCGGTACCGGCGGTGCTCCAAAAGGCCAAGCATGAGCGCATGATCAAGGACGCGATCGACGACCTGGGTAACGTCGGGCGCTCGGAGCGGGTCGAAGAAGAGATGGAGGCGATCCTGAGCCGCATGGCCTGTCATTCGGTGGTGCGCGGGCCGACCGCGCTGAGCCTGGAGGAGTGCGAGGCGCTGCTGGTCCAGATGGATGAGATCGACTTTAAGGCGAATTGTCCGCACGGGCGCCCGGTCTATTATCGCATCCCGCTTTTGGAGTTGGAGGAGTGCTTCGAGCGGCGCTGA